One window from the genome of Garra rufa chromosome 1, GarRuf1.0, whole genome shotgun sequence encodes:
- the LOC141294801 gene encoding uncharacterized protein, producing the protein MVADVSIFLIGFTVHGPSGPLFAPLGSSVVLPCYVDAPPPLLIDDLEVEWRKADSENLVHLFLNGESRPEAQQEDYHDRAHFFTDQIQHGNFSIHLDNLTAEDEGQYTCKVNSQQDSGEIVVQIKHERLLVSGSDQSVSAYHGEDISLNCSVDSHLQHEDIEVSWIRTDVDILVLLFENNQTFPEASDERYRDRAEFFTNEIPKGNFSLRLKSVRTEDKGVYMCRVFAGRLSANATAELVQLGFSSWHIAVLFFCFAAGCGVVLLLFSLLYCRSKYTVSTNNKIWNLQLSLVFCPNICMFFAFILWGFTEGSLNETITCCAFYILRPVMLIWAMRYLKYLQDNLKTWIKFFKIKRELAVFTVVVYSVIFTYGWRKRTHDSSIIPRVLFGIVFGFVLPPLKYRCFQSYTAKKGFPKQPKQYKQEGLALYSLYDCLPNDSVHLLIWISLSRHYCCGLCSVSTGYLYTLFSSPASKIQISPP; encoded by the exons ATGGTCGCTGATG TATCTATTTTTTTGATAGGGTTCACGGTGCATGGCCCCTCTGGTCCTCTGTTTGCACCTCTAGGATCTTCAGTAGTTTTGCCCTGTTATGTTGATGCACCGCCACCGCTACTAATAGACGATCTGGAGGTGGAATGGAGAAAAGCAGACTCGGAGAATCTGGTCCATTTGTTTCTGAATGGCGAGAGTCGACCAGAGGCCCAGCAGGAGGATTATCATGATAGAGCTCATTTCTTTACTGATCAGATTCAACATGGAAACTTCTCAATCCATCTGGACAATCTGACAGCTGAAGATGAAGGACAATACACATGTAAAGTTAACAGTCAACAGGATTCTGGAGAAATTGTGGTTCAAATAAAACATG AGCGTTTGCTAGTATCAGGATCAGATCAGTCTGTTTCTGCATATCATGGTGAGGACATCTCTCTGAACTGCTCTGTAGACTCTCACCTCCAGCATGAAGACATTGAGGTTTCATGGATAAGAACAGATGTAGATATTTTGGTTCTGCTATTCGAAAACAATCAGACTTTTCCAGAAGCATCAGATGAGCGATACAGAGACAGAGCTGAGTTCTTCACAAATGAAATCCCCAAAGGAAACTTCTCTCTCAGACTGAAGAGTGTGAGAACTGAGGATAAAGGAGTTTATATGTGTCGAGTGTTTGCTGGAAGACTTTCAGCCAATGCAACTGCAGAACTGGTGCAACTGG GTTTCTCTTCTTGGCATATCGCAgtgttgtttttctgttttgctgCTGGATGTGGAGTTGTGCTTCTGCTCTTCTCTCTGCTCTACTGCAGATCAAAATACACTGTTT CCACCAAcaacaaaatctggaatcttcAGCTTTCTCTGGTCTTTTGTCCAAACATCTGTATGTTCTTTGCCTTCATCCTTTGGGGCTTTACTGAAG GATCTCTGAATGAGACCATAACTTGCTGTGCTTTTTATATTCTGAGACCTGTTATGTTGATTTGGGCTATGCGCTATTTAAAGTATCTTCAAG ACAACCTTAAAACATGGATTaagtttttcaaaataaaaagagAGCTTGCTGTTTTTACAGTCGTTGTTTATTCAG TTATTTTTACATATGGCTGGAGAAAGAGAacacatgattctagcattatacCTCGTGTACTTTTTGGAATAGTGTTTGGATTTGTTTTGCCTCCTCTTAAATATAG aTGTTTTCAGTCATATACGGCCAAGAAGGGCTTCCCCAAGCAACCAAA gCAATACAAACAGGAGGGTCTTGCTTTGTATTCTTTATATGACTGTTTACCAAATGATTCAGTTCATCTACTCATTTGGATTTCTCTCTCTAG ACATTATTGTTGTGGGCTTTGTTCTGTTTCTACTGGTTATCTGTATACACTTTTTTCTTCCCCTGCAAGCAAAATTCAAAT TTCTCCGCCGTAG